From Macaca mulatta isolate MMU2019108-1 chromosome 1, T2T-MMU8v2.0, whole genome shotgun sequence, the proteins below share one genomic window:
- the S100A10 gene encoding protein S100-A10 isoform X1 has product MPSQMEHAMETMMFTFHKFAGDKGYLTKEDLRVLMEKEFPGFLENQKDPLAVDKIMKDLDQCRDGKVGFQSFFSLIAGLTIACNDYFVVHMKQKGKK; this is encoded by the exons ATGCCGTCTCAAATGGAGCATGCCATGGAAACCATGATGTTTACATTTCACAAATTCGCGGGGGATAAAGGCTACTTAACAAAGGAGGACCTGAGAGTACTCATGGAAAAGGAGTTTCCTGGATTTTTGGAA aatcAAAAAGACCCTCTGGCCGTGGACAAAATAATGAAGGACCTGGACCAGTGCAGAGATGGCAAAGTGGGCTTCCAGAGCTTCTTTTCCCTAATTGCGGGCCTCACCATTGCATGCAATGACTATTTTGTAGTACACATGAAGCAGAAGGGAAAGAAGTAG